One segment of Herbaspirillum hiltneri N3 DNA contains the following:
- a CDS encoding LysR family transcriptional regulator, whose amino-acid sequence MDQLAAMRIFRRVVESGGFSAAAEALDISHTVVSRQVRQLEELLGAQLLNRTTRRFSLTEVGQLYYQRCIDIIDQVEDAARVVSHHHARPGGVLRINAPMVFGTLEMPNWLPQFMQAYPELKVDVVCNDRFVDLISEEFDVGLRITRSLPDSTLVAKRLAVSDMALVATPAYLEKHGTPREPKDLQQHNFLAYSLALQTTELVFIGPDGREQLVSLSGNVQANTGLIVCAAARAGMGITASATFVVHEDLKRGELVEVLPEYRLQSRDLYVLYPQNHHLSPKVRAFVDFLADYYATPRWSV is encoded by the coding sequence ATGGATCAACTGGCGGCAATGCGCATCTTCCGGCGCGTGGTGGAAAGCGGCGGTTTCTCGGCCGCCGCCGAGGCGCTCGACATCTCGCACACGGTGGTGTCGCGCCAGGTGCGCCAGCTCGAGGAGTTGCTCGGCGCGCAGTTGCTCAACCGCACTACGCGGCGTTTCTCGCTGACCGAAGTCGGCCAGCTCTATTACCAGCGTTGCATCGACATCATCGACCAGGTGGAAGACGCCGCGCGCGTGGTTTCGCATCACCATGCGCGGCCGGGCGGCGTGCTGCGCATCAATGCGCCGATGGTGTTCGGCACGCTGGAAATGCCCAACTGGCTGCCGCAATTCATGCAGGCGTATCCCGAGCTGAAAGTCGATGTGGTCTGCAATGACCGTTTCGTCGACCTCATCAGCGAAGAGTTCGACGTCGGCTTGCGCATCACGCGTTCTTTGCCCGATTCGACGCTGGTTGCCAAGCGGCTGGCGGTCAGCGACATGGCGCTGGTGGCGACGCCCGCCTATCTGGAAAAACACGGTACGCCGCGCGAACCCAAGGATTTGCAGCAGCATAATTTCCTGGCGTATTCGCTCGCGTTGCAAACGACCGAACTGGTATTCATCGGCCCTGACGGCCGCGAGCAACTGGTCAGCCTGAGCGGCAATGTCCAGGCCAACACCGGCCTGATCGTCTGCGCCGCCGCACGCGCCGGCATGGGTATCACGGCATCGGCCACCTTCGTGGTGCACGAGGACCTGAAGCGCGGCGAGTTGGTGGAAGTGCTGCCCGAGTACCGGCTGCAATCGCGCGACCTGTACGTGCTGTATCCGCAGAACCATCACCTTTCGCCCAAGGTGCGCGCCTTCGTCGATTTCCTGGCGGACTATTACGCTACGCCGCGCTGGTCCGTGTAG
- a CDS encoding MFS transporter: MVIGASGMYVVAVVLPAVQAEFGVARGVASMPYTLSMIGFGIGGMLMGKLADRFGVMIPLLVGAVCLGLGFILASMAPNIIVFTLAHGLLIGLCGSSATFSPLIADTSLWFVRRRGIAVAVCASGNYLGGAIWPPIVQHFVDTVGWRQTYFGLGVVCFIVMGGLALLMRRRPPVAVAAAARNGVSLTSERPFGLPAGKAQLLLCVAGVACCVAMAMPQVHIVAYCGDLGYGAARGAQMLSLMLACGVVSRLISGLICDRIGGLRTLLLGSALQGIALLLFLPFDGLVSLYVISALFGLFQGGIVPSYAIIVREYFPASEAGGRVGAVIMCTMLGMALGGWMSGQIFDLTGSYHAAFINGILWNLLNFSICMFLLRRTLRNKNSGSGGLQAASA; this comes from the coding sequence ATGGTCATCGGCGCCAGCGGCATGTACGTGGTCGCCGTCGTGTTGCCTGCGGTGCAGGCGGAATTCGGCGTCGCGCGCGGCGTGGCGTCGATGCCTTACACCTTGTCGATGATCGGCTTCGGCATCGGCGGCATGCTGATGGGCAAGCTGGCCGATCGTTTCGGCGTCATGATTCCGCTGCTGGTCGGCGCGGTGTGCCTGGGACTTGGCTTCATCCTGGCCAGCATGGCGCCCAACATCATCGTCTTCACGCTCGCGCACGGTTTGCTGATCGGCTTGTGCGGCAGCTCGGCGACATTCTCGCCATTGATCGCCGACACCTCGCTGTGGTTCGTGCGCCGGCGCGGCATCGCGGTGGCGGTGTGCGCCAGCGGCAACTATCTGGGCGGCGCGATCTGGCCGCCGATCGTGCAGCATTTCGTCGATACGGTGGGATGGCGCCAGACTTACTTCGGCCTCGGCGTGGTGTGCTTCATCGTCATGGGCGGCCTGGCGCTGCTGATGCGCCGGCGGCCGCCGGTGGCGGTTGCCGCGGCGGCGCGCAATGGCGTCAGCCTGACTTCGGAGCGTCCGTTCGGCCTGCCGGCGGGCAAGGCGCAGCTGCTGCTGTGCGTGGCCGGCGTCGCGTGTTGCGTGGCGATGGCGATGCCGCAGGTGCATATCGTGGCGTACTGCGGCGATCTCGGCTACGGCGCCGCGCGTGGTGCGCAGATGCTGTCGCTGATGCTGGCGTGCGGCGTGGTGAGCCGGCTGATTTCCGGATTGATCTGCGACCGCATCGGCGGCTTGCGCACGCTGCTGCTCGGCTCGGCGCTGCAGGGGATTGCCTTGCTGCTTTTCCTGCCGTTCGACGGACTGGTGTCGCTGTATGTCATCTCGGCGCTGTTCGGGCTGTTCCAGGGTGGCATCGTGCCGTCTTACGCGATCATCGTGCGGGAATACTTCCCGGCCTCCGAAGCCGGCGGCCGGGTCGGCGCCGTCATCATGTGCACCATGCTGGGCATGGCGCTGGGCGGCTGGATGTCGGGCCAGATCTTCGATCTGACCGGTTCATATCATGCGGCCTTCATCAACGGCATCCTGTGGAACCTGCTCAATTTCAGCATCTGCATGTTCTTGCTGCGGCGCACCTTGCGCAACAAGAACAGCGGCAGCGGCGGCTTGCAGGCCGCAAGCGCATGA
- a CDS encoding cupin domain-containing protein, which yields MKRIAITLLLLAAAGASFAGNNVKTGKPAAQPLVSFPAADLKWRELPGTGGIKVADLRGSITGKGAYDAFVIFPAGKDNPYHLHTQNLPTVVLKGTFYAVIDGKRIEYPAGSFYNLPANMPHYSGCAKGDDCLLFQYQADHFDLVPVEKK from the coding sequence ATGAAACGCATCGCAATCACACTGCTGTTGCTGGCCGCCGCCGGCGCCAGCTTCGCCGGCAACAACGTCAAAACCGGCAAGCCCGCCGCCCAGCCGCTGGTTTCCTTCCCGGCCGCCGATCTGAAATGGCGTGAACTGCCCGGTACCGGCGGCATCAAGGTAGCCGACTTGCGCGGCAGCATCACCGGCAAGGGGGCTTATGACGCCTTCGTGATCTTCCCGGCGGGCAAGGACAATCCTTACCACCTGCACACGCAGAACCTGCCGACGGTGGTCCTGAAAGGCACGTTCTACGCCGTCATCGACGGCAAGCGCATCGAGTATCCGGCCGGTTCGTTCTATAACCTGCCGGCCAACATGCCGCATTACAGCGGTTGCGCCAAGGGCGACGATTGCCTGCTGTTCCAGTACCAGGCCGATCATTTCGACCTGGTTCCGGTCGAGAAAAAGTAA
- the metH gene encoding methionine synthase, with amino-acid sequence MKPNDLSQTELLLRDLMSQRILILDGAMGTMIQQYKLTEEDYRGERFKDFSVPGKELFVKGNNELLSLTQPHIIQEIHEQYLAAGADLVETNTFGATGVAQDDYHMAHLVYEMNVQSARLARAACDKYSTPDKPRFVAGALGPTPKTASISPDVNDPAARNVTFDQLVASYLEQTRALVEGGADVLLVETIFDTLNCKAALFAIDMFFEESEAQGKARLPIMISGTVTDASGRILSGQTVPAFWHSIRHARPLTVGLNCALGAALMRPYAEELSKIADTFVCIYPNAGLPNPMSDTGFDETPDVTSSLLKDFAESGFVNVAGGCCGTTPAHIKAIADTVASIAPRKLPEGKHEMLLSGLEPFIINDQSLYVNVGERTNVTGSKAFARLILNEQYDEALAVARQQVENGAQIIDINMDEAMLDSQAAMTRFLNLIASEPDIARVPVMIDSSKWSVIEAGLKCVQGKSIVNSISMKEGEEKFLHEAKLCRRYGAAVIVMAFDEVGQADTYERKIEICERAYRLLVDKVGFPPEDIIFDPNIFAVATGIEEHNNYAVDFIEATRWIHQNLPYAKISGGVSNVSFSFRGNDPAREAIHTVFLYHAVKAGMTMGIVNAGMIGVYDDLPAELREAVEDVVLNRRPDATERMIDIAATLKAGDKKEEATLEWRSEPVEKRLAHALVLGITQWIVEDTEEARQNLLKSGGRPIHVIEGPLMDGMNVVGDLFGQGKMFLPQVVKSARVMKQAVAHLIPFIEEEKRLIEQETGVVAKPKGKIVIATVKGDVHDIGKNIVSVVLQCNNFEVVNMGVMVPCSQILAKAKEENADIIGLSGLITPSLEEMAYVAKEMQRDSYFSGVKMPLLIGGATTSRAHTAVKIAPNYSGPVVYVPDASRAVSVAQSLLTPEQKDQYITDIATDYERIREQHANKKAVPLVTIAAARDNKMQLEFAPVKPKFIGRRVFKNVDLATLAKYIDWGPFFQTWDLAGPYPAILTDEVVGEAASKVFEEAQALLKKVIDGRWLTANGVVSLLPANTVNDDDIEIYTDDTRTQVALTYYGVRQQTEKPVIDGLARPNQCLADFIAPKASGIADYIGMFAVTSGLGIEKYEKRFEDAHDDYSSIMLKALADRLAEAFAEYLHERVRTDLWGYVPQESLSTEELIKEKYVGIRPAAGYPACPEHTVKAEAFKVMQCDEIGMTVTESYAMFPGASVSGFYFAHPDSKYFVVGKIGDDQVADMAARRGVAKEDVERWLAPNLS; translated from the coding sequence ATGAAGCCAAACGATCTGAGCCAAACTGAACTGCTGCTGCGCGACCTGATGTCGCAGCGCATCCTGATTCTGGACGGCGCCATGGGCACCATGATCCAGCAGTACAAGCTGACGGAAGAAGATTATCGCGGCGAGCGCTTCAAGGACTTCAGCGTGCCGGGCAAGGAGCTGTTCGTCAAGGGCAACAACGAGTTGCTGAGCCTGACCCAGCCGCACATCATCCAGGAAATCCACGAGCAGTACCTCGCCGCCGGCGCCGACCTGGTCGAGACCAACACCTTCGGCGCCACCGGCGTGGCGCAGGACGACTATCACATGGCGCATCTGGTCTACGAGATGAACGTGCAGTCGGCCAGGCTGGCGCGCGCCGCCTGCGATAAATATTCGACGCCCGACAAGCCGCGTTTCGTCGCCGGCGCACTCGGCCCGACGCCGAAGACCGCATCGATTTCGCCGGACGTCAATGATCCCGCCGCCCGCAACGTCACCTTCGATCAACTGGTGGCGTCCTATCTGGAACAGACACGCGCACTGGTAGAAGGCGGCGCCGACGTGCTGCTGGTCGAGACCATCTTCGACACGCTCAATTGCAAGGCCGCGCTGTTTGCGATCGACATGTTCTTCGAGGAGTCCGAGGCCCAGGGAAAAGCGCGTTTGCCGATCATGATCTCGGGCACCGTCACCGATGCTTCGGGCCGTATCCTGTCCGGCCAGACCGTACCGGCATTCTGGCATTCGATCCGCCACGCGCGGCCGCTGACCGTGGGCCTGAACTGCGCACTGGGCGCAGCGCTGATGCGTCCCTATGCCGAAGAGCTGTCCAAGATCGCCGACACCTTCGTCTGCATCTATCCGAACGCGGGTTTGCCCAACCCGATGAGCGACACCGGTTTCGACGAAACGCCCGACGTCACTTCGTCGCTGCTGAAGGATTTCGCCGAAAGCGGCTTCGTCAACGTCGCCGGCGGCTGCTGCGGCACCACGCCTGCGCACATCAAGGCGATCGCTGACACCGTAGCCAGCATCGCACCGCGCAAGCTTCCCGAAGGCAAGCACGAGATGCTGCTGTCGGGCCTGGAGCCGTTCATCATCAATGACCAGTCGCTGTACGTGAACGTCGGCGAGCGCACCAACGTCACCGGCTCCAAGGCCTTTGCGCGCCTGATCCTCAACGAACAGTACGACGAAGCGCTGGCGGTGGCGCGCCAGCAAGTTGAAAACGGCGCCCAGATCATCGACATCAACATGGACGAAGCGATGCTCGATTCGCAGGCCGCCATGACGCGCTTCCTCAACCTGATCGCCTCCGAGCCGGACATCGCGCGCGTGCCGGTCATGATCGACTCCTCCAAATGGTCGGTCATCGAAGCCGGCCTCAAGTGCGTGCAGGGCAAGTCCATCGTCAACTCGATTTCGATGAAGGAAGGCGAAGAGAAATTCCTGCACGAAGCCAAGCTGTGCCGCCGCTACGGCGCCGCCGTAATCGTCATGGCCTTCGACGAAGTCGGGCAGGCCGACACCTACGAACGCAAGATCGAGATCTGCGAGCGCGCCTACCGCCTGCTGGTCGACAAGGTGGGTTTCCCGCCGGAAGACATCATTTTCGATCCCAACATCTTTGCCGTCGCCACCGGTATCGAAGAGCACAACAACTACGCCGTCGATTTCATCGAAGCGACCCGCTGGATTCACCAGAACCTGCCGTACGCCAAGATCAGCGGCGGCGTATCCAACGTCAGCTTCAGCTTCCGTGGCAACGATCCGGCGCGCGAAGCGATCCATACCGTGTTCCTGTACCACGCCGTCAAGGCCGGCATGACCATGGGCATCGTCAACGCCGGCATGATCGGCGTCTATGACGACTTGCCGGCCGAATTGCGCGAAGCCGTCGAAGACGTGGTGCTGAACCGCCGTCCGGACGCCACGGAACGCATGATCGACATCGCCGCGACCCTGAAGGCCGGCGACAAGAAGGAAGAAGCCACCCTGGAATGGCGCAGCGAGCCGGTTGAAAAACGACTCGCGCACGCGCTGGTGCTCGGCATCACCCAATGGATCGTCGAAGACACCGAAGAAGCACGCCAGAATCTCTTGAAGAGCGGCGGTCGTCCGATCCACGTGATCGAGGGGCCGCTGATGGACGGCATGAACGTGGTCGGCGACCTGTTCGGCCAGGGCAAGATGTTCCTGCCGCAAGTGGTGAAATCGGCGCGCGTGATGAAACAGGCCGTGGCGCACCTGATTCCCTTCATCGAAGAAGAGAAGCGCCTGATCGAACAGGAAACCGGCGTCGTCGCCAAGCCCAAGGGCAAGATCGTCATCGCGACGGTGAAGGGCGACGTCCACGACATCGGCAAGAACATCGTCTCGGTGGTCCTGCAATGCAACAACTTCGAAGTCGTCAACATGGGCGTGATGGTGCCGTGCTCGCAGATCCTGGCCAAGGCCAAGGAAGAGAACGCCGACATCATCGGCTTGTCCGGCCTGATCACGCCGTCGCTGGAAGAAATGGCCTACGTCGCCAAGGAAATGCAGCGCGACAGCTATTTCAGCGGCGTCAAGATGCCGTTGCTGATCGGCGGTGCGACCACTTCACGCGCGCATACCGCGGTCAAGATCGCGCCGAATTACTCCGGCCCGGTGGTCTACGTTCCGGACGCCTCGCGCGCCGTTTCGGTGGCGCAGTCGCTGCTCACGCCCGAGCAGAAGGATCAGTACATTACCGATATCGCCACCGACTACGAACGCATCCGCGAGCAGCACGCCAACAAGAAGGCCGTGCCGCTGGTGACCATCGCCGCCGCGCGCGACAACAAGATGCAACTCGAATTTGCACCGGTCAAGCCGAAGTTCATCGGCCGCCGCGTGTTCAAGAATGTCGACCTGGCGACGCTGGCGAAATACATCGACTGGGGCCCGTTCTTCCAGACCTGGGACCTGGCCGGTCCGTATCCCGCAATCCTGACCGATGAAGTGGTCGGCGAAGCGGCGAGCAAGGTATTCGAAGAAGCCCAGGCCTTGCTGAAGAAAGTCATCGACGGCCGCTGGCTGACCGCCAACGGCGTCGTGTCGCTGTTGCCGGCCAATACCGTCAACGACGATGATATCGAGATCTATACCGACGACACGCGCACGCAAGTGGCGCTGACTTACTACGGTGTGCGCCAGCAGACCGAGAAGCCGGTGATCGACGGCCTGGCGCGTCCGAACCAGTGCCTGGCCGATTTCATCGCGCCGAAGGCATCCGGCATCGCCGACTACATCGGCATGTTCGCGGTCACTTCCGGTCTCGGTATCGAGAAATACGAAAAGCGCTTTGAAGACGCGCACGACGATTATTCTTCCATCATGCTCAAGGCGCTGGCGGATCGTTTGGCCGAAGCCTTCGCCGAATATCTGCATGAGCGCGTACGCACCGATCTGTGGGGCTACGTGCCGCAGGAGTCGCTGAGCACCGAAGAACTGATCAAGGAAAAGTACGTCGGCATCCGTCCCGCCGCCGGCTATCCGGCCTGCCCGGAACACACGGTCAAGGCGGAGGCCTTCAAGGTCATGCAATGCGATGAAATCGGCATGACGGTCACCGAGTCGTACGCCATGTTCCCGGGCGCGTCGGTGTCGGGCTTCTATTTTGCGCACCCCGATTCCAAGTACTTCGTGGTCGGCAAGATCGGCGACGATCAGGTCGCCGACATGGCCGCGCGCCGCGGCGTCGCCAAGGAAGATGTCGAACGCTGGCTGGCGCCGAACTTGTCCTGA
- a CDS encoding LON peptidase substrate-binding domain-containing protein — METIPLFPLGSALFPDGRLPLQIFEVRYLDMVNKCIANGTSFGVVALTAGNEVRKPGQVESFVPVGTLAHIKEWSAPVQGLLRISCNGTSRFRIAAKEQLKHGLWMAQVEPLENDQSVAIPDELQNTVTALMNLLASLKNHSIPESDIPVAAPYRLDDCGWVSNRWSEMLPMSVEQKQGLLALDNPVLRLELVQDLLGERGLLH, encoded by the coding sequence ATGGAAACCATCCCGCTTTTCCCGCTAGGCTCGGCGCTGTTTCCGGACGGCCGGCTGCCGCTGCAGATCTTCGAAGTCCGCTACCTGGACATGGTGAACAAATGCATCGCCAACGGCACTTCGTTCGGCGTGGTCGCGCTGACCGCCGGCAACGAAGTACGCAAGCCCGGCCAGGTTGAAAGCTTCGTGCCGGTCGGTACGCTGGCGCATATCAAGGAGTGGTCGGCGCCGGTGCAGGGTCTGCTGCGCATTTCCTGCAACGGCACCTCGCGCTTTCGCATTGCCGCCAAGGAGCAGCTGAAGCACGGGCTGTGGATGGCACAGGTCGAGCCGCTCGAGAACGACCAGAGCGTCGCCATTCCGGACGAGTTGCAGAACACCGTCACTGCGCTGATGAATTTGCTGGCGTCGCTGAAGAACCATTCCATTCCCGAAAGCGATATCCCCGTGGCGGCGCCATATCGTCTCGACGATTGCGGCTGGGTCTCCAATCGCTGGAGCGAAATGCTGCCGATGAGCGTGGAACAGAAGCAAGGTTTGCTGGCGCTGGACAACCCCGTGCTGCGCTTGGAACTGGTGCAGGACCTGCTCGGCGAGCGCGGCTTGCTGCACTGA
- a CDS encoding WGR domain-containing protein: MIDSADNVTHMLPVTGPLRLNFFTDQPDAARLFVADLTQDLLGDWIVTQCWTGKPQARGGGRVTVVNDQEAGFRLIQKIAQKKEKGGYRLI, encoded by the coding sequence ATGATCGATTCCGCCGACAACGTCACCCACATGTTGCCCGTCACCGGGCCGCTGCGCCTGAACTTCTTCACCGACCAGCCCGATGCCGCACGCTTGTTCGTCGCCGACCTGACCCAGGATTTGCTGGGCGACTGGATCGTCACGCAATGCTGGACCGGCAAACCGCAGGCGCGCGGCGGCGGTCGCGTGACCGTGGTCAATGACCAGGAGGCCGGTTTCAGGCTGATCCAGAAAATCGCGCAGAAGAAGGAAAAAGGCGGTTATCGCCTGATCTGA
- a CDS encoding MarC family protein has translation MLIIFLKAVLLIPVTLLPILNPLGIAPVFANLLGDVPRQIENRVARQVAINCWFLLVGAIFIGSHVLAFFGISLPIVRIGGGILVAVSGWKLLSDGGNDAAIPKQVAKAYDDESNEELKARSFYPISFPLTVGPGTIAASITLGANTPARLVDWVMSIGSAALGSALTVLVIYLCYRSANKIVSLLGRLGTMVVLRLSAFILLCIGIQIFWSGFTGLLVETGMLPP, from the coding sequence ATGCTGATCATTTTCCTCAAAGCCGTGCTGCTTATTCCGGTGACCTTGTTGCCTATCCTTAATCCGCTCGGCATCGCCCCGGTATTCGCCAACCTGCTCGGCGACGTGCCGCGCCAGATCGAGAACCGCGTGGCGCGCCAGGTGGCGATCAATTGCTGGTTCCTGCTGGTAGGGGCGATTTTCATCGGCTCGCACGTGCTGGCGTTCTTCGGCATTTCCCTGCCGATCGTGCGTATCGGCGGCGGCATCCTGGTCGCGGTATCGGGCTGGAAGCTGCTCAGCGACGGTGGCAACGATGCGGCGATTCCCAAGCAGGTGGCCAAGGCCTACGACGACGAGTCGAATGAAGAATTGAAGGCGCGCAGCTTCTATCCGATCAGCTTCCCGCTGACGGTCGGTCCGGGCACGATCGCGGCGTCGATTACACTCGGCGCCAATACGCCGGCGCGGCTGGTGGACTGGGTCATGTCTATCGGCAGCGCAGCGCTCGGCTCGGCGCTGACGGTGCTAGTGATTTATCTGTGCTACCGCTCGGCCAACAAGATCGTCAGCCTGCTCGGCCGTCTTGGCACCATGGTGGTGTTGCGGCTGTCGGCGTTTATCCTGCTGTGCATCGGCATCCAGATTTTCTGGTCGGGATTCACCGGTTTGCTGGTGGAGACGGGGATGCTGCCGCCGTAG
- the fmt gene encoding methionyl-tRNA formyltransferase, whose protein sequence is MKIIYAGTPEFAAVALEALYAAGHDITLVLTQPDRPAGRGMQLQASPVKQCALAHGTPVAQPVSLRLDGKYPDVAREAHELLRNTPHDLMIVAAYGLILPRSVLDIPPLGCINIHGSLLPRWRGAAPIHRAIEAGDNETGITIMQMEEGLDTGPMLLVESLPIAADDTTASLHDKLAALGGKMIVEAVRKLEQGALPATPQPDEGANYAAKVAKEEAALDFTQPAAVLARKIRAFNPFPVGSAQFATPSGDVTVKLWQAQALAEKTGAAPGSVLAANAHDGVKVACGEGVLHVTELQKPGGKRLPAAEFLKGFALADGAFR, encoded by the coding sequence ATGAAAATCATCTACGCCGGAACCCCCGAATTCGCCGCCGTTGCGCTGGAAGCGCTGTACGCCGCGGGACACGACATCACGCTGGTGCTGACCCAGCCCGATCGTCCCGCCGGTCGCGGCATGCAGTTGCAGGCTTCGCCGGTGAAGCAATGCGCGCTGGCGCACGGCACGCCGGTGGCGCAACCGGTGTCGCTGCGCCTGGACGGAAAATATCCGGACGTCGCGCGCGAGGCGCACGAGCTGCTGCGCAACACGCCGCACGACCTCATGATCGTCGCCGCCTACGGCCTGATCCTGCCGCGCAGCGTGCTGGATATTCCGCCCCTGGGTTGCATCAATATCCACGGGTCGCTGCTGCCGCGCTGGCGCGGCGCGGCGCCGATCCATCGCGCCATCGAAGCCGGCGACAACGAAACCGGCATCACCATCATGCAGATGGAAGAGGGACTCGACACCGGCCCGATGCTGCTGGTCGAGTCGCTGCCCATCGCTGCCGACGACACCACCGCCAGCCTGCACGACAAGCTGGCTGCGCTGGGCGGCAAGATGATCGTCGAGGCGGTGCGCAAGCTGGAGCAGGGCGCATTGCCGGCCACGCCGCAACCGGACGAAGGCGCCAACTACGCCGCCAAGGTCGCCAAGGAAGAAGCTGCGCTGGACTTCACGCAGCCTGCCGCCGTGCTGGCGCGCAAGATCCGCGCCTTCAATCCTTTCCCGGTCGGCTCGGCGCAGTTTGCGACGCCTTCGGGCGACGTCACCGTCAAGCTGTGGCAGGCGCAGGCGCTGGCTGAAAAGACCGGCGCTGCACCCGGCAGCGTCCTCGCCGCCAATGCGCATGACGGCGTCAAAGTAGCCTGCGGCGAGGGCGTACTGCACGTCACGGAATTGCAAAAGCCGGGCGGAAAGCGTTTGCCGGCGGCGGAATTCCTCAAGGGCTTTGCACTGGCGGACGGCGCTTTCCGATAA
- a CDS encoding phosphorylase family protein — translation MTQKILVLTALASELNAAAAPAGVDVIYTGVGKVNAASTATAAILQHRPQLVINFGTAGKINPHRDGLLDIASVIQRDMLAIPLAARGVTPLSDEPDCYASGHGDARCGTGDSFVTAADPWLVEQGVDVVDMELFAIAHTCHRYGVSWRAFKFITDAADDNAADHWNDNVHRGADLFWERLRLILAA, via the coding sequence ATGACACAGAAAATCCTGGTGCTGACCGCTCTTGCCTCCGAACTCAACGCCGCAGCCGCTCCAGCGGGCGTGGATGTGATCTATACGGGGGTTGGCAAAGTCAATGCCGCCTCAACCGCGACGGCGGCAATTTTGCAGCACCGGCCGCAATTGGTGATCAACTTCGGCACTGCGGGCAAGATCAATCCGCACCGCGACGGCCTGCTCGACATCGCCAGCGTCATCCAGCGTGACATGCTGGCCATCCCGCTGGCCGCGCGCGGCGTGACGCCCTTGTCGGACGAACCTGACTGCTACGCCTCCGGCCACGGCGATGCCCGCTGCGGCACCGGCGACAGCTTCGTCACCGCCGCCGATCCCTGGCTGGTCGAACAGGGGGTGGATGTTGTCGATATGGAACTATTCGCCATCGCCCACACCTGTCATCGATATGGCGTCTCCTGGCGTGCATTCAAGTTCATCACCGACGCTGCCGACGACAACGCCGCCGACCACTGGAACGACAATGTGCATCGCGGCGCCGATCTGTTCTGGGAACGCTTGCGCCTGATACTGGCGGCGTAA
- a CDS encoding cysteine hydrolase family protein, with protein MSHPTIRTIAGAAAPVALQAAGTALLVIDFQNEYFSGKMPIPDGMAALNNAKRLIAFADRHNMPVFHVQHVTPSGTPIFAVDGDTVAIHKDIQPAAHHRVVQKSSVSVFPTTDIDAQLQAAGVKTLIIAGLMTHACVAGAARDAVPAGYEVIVAADASATRDLDAPGGGVITHDVLHRSALTTIADTFGDVLDTGAILELQVQ; from the coding sequence ATGTCGCACCCCACCATTCGCACCATCGCCGGCGCTGCTGCACCGGTTGCACTGCAAGCCGCCGGCACCGCGCTGCTGGTCATTGATTTTCAGAACGAATACTTCAGCGGCAAGATGCCCATCCCCGACGGCATGGCTGCGCTGAACAACGCCAAGCGACTGATTGCCTTTGCCGATCGCCACAACATGCCGGTGTTCCACGTCCAGCATGTGACGCCTTCCGGTACGCCGATCTTCGCGGTGGACGGCGATACCGTCGCCATCCACAAGGATATCCAGCCGGCAGCCCACCACCGCGTGGTGCAGAAGAGCTCGGTCAGCGTGTTCCCTACTACCGATATCGATGCGCAACTGCAAGCCGCCGGCGTCAAGACGCTGATCATTGCCGGCCTGATGACGCATGCCTGCGTGGCCGGCGCCGCACGCGACGCCGTCCCTGCGGGTTACGAAGTGATCGTCGCCGCCGACGCCTCGGCCACACGCGACCTCGATGCGCCTGGCGGCGGTGTGATCACCCACGACGTCCTGCATCGGAGCGCCTTGACGACCATCGCCGACACCTTCGGCGACGTGCTCGATACCGGCGCCATTCTCGAACTGCAAGTGCAGTAA